The genomic DNA AAATTGCGCTTGATCGCATTCAACTCGAAGAAGATGTCGGGAAACTCACACATGACGGCGATCAGAGTCTCATTGATTTTAACCGTGCGGGCGTCCCGCTTTTGGAAATTGTCTCGCTTCCCGCAATGCGCTCTGCCGAGGAGGCGTTTGCCTATTTGACTTCGCTCCGCATGCACCTCGAGTACGCCGGCATTTCCGATTGCGATATGGAAAAAGGCCAAATGCGTTGCGATGCCAATGTCAGTATCCGCCCCAAGGGGCAGACTGAGTTAGGTACAAAGGTAGAACTCAAGAATCTCAATTCGATTTCCGGCGTCAAAAATGGGATCGCCTATGAGATTTCGCGCCAACAAAAAATTCTATCAGATGGCGGACATATTATTCAGGAGACGCGAAAATGGGATGCTGAAAACGGTATTTCAACCTCGATGCGGACCAAAGAAACCGTCGATGATTATCGCTATTTCCCAGATCCAGATCTCGTCCCTCTTCACATTGCGCGCACTTGGGTTGATGAATTGAAACAGACACTTCCGGAATCCCCATTCGAAAAACAAGAACGCTTTTTTGCCGACTATAGCCTGCCCTACACGATCACCTCGGTCCTATATCCCAACGCAGAGCTGTGCGCCTACTTTGAAGAGGCTGTTCAGTGCTATGATCGTCCAAAAGAAATCGCCAATTTCATCACCAATGATCTTTTACGTGAGCTTTCAGATGCACACTTGAGCATCACGCGTGAAAATTTTCGGATATCTCCACAGCAACTTGCCGACCTTGTATGCATCACGGAGGCGGGGACAATTTCCAAACAAACGGCTCAAAATGTCTTTGCTGAGATGTTCCAATCGGGTAAAGATGCGAAAACCATTATCGATGAAAAGGGCCTCGCTCAGCTCTCGGATACGGCAGCGCTAACAGATTTTTGTCGTGCAGCAATTGAAAATAATCCGAAGGCCGTCAACGAGTACCGCGCAGGGAAATTAACAGCCATCAATGCCTTAAAAGGTAACGTGATGAAAAACACACGTGGCCAGGCCGATCCGGCGCTGACCGATAAAATTCTCCATCAACTTTTAGACCAATAATGCAGCTTATCGATACGCATTGTCACCCCGATTATTTCGGCGATCAACTGCCGGCAGTTGTACAACGCGCTTCGGAAGCCTTCGTAACAGAGATGATTGCTTGCGGAACGAACCCCGCAGACTGGCCTATCCATCTCAAAAACGCGACAACTTACAGCAATATTCACTACACTGTAGGCATTCACCCAACGAACATCGACAATACTTGGGAACAAAATCTCGAGGTACTGGAAACATACTGCGCGAAAACTCCAAAACCGGTTGCTATCGGCGAAATTGGCCTCGATTATCACGAAATTACCGGTGACACAGCGGCCATCATTGCCTCTCAGAAAGAAGTTTTTCGTCAACAACTACTGATAGCCAAAAGGTACGATTTGCCCGTTGTCGTTCACTCGCGTAATGCTTTTGATGATTGTTTGACAATCATTGAACAGGCAAAAGTTGATTGGCATAAAATCGTCGTACATTGTTTTTCTGAGGGTCCAGGGGCGATCAATCGTCTCAACGCCCGCGGTGCGCGTGGATCTTTTACAGGCATTATCACGTATAAGAGTGCCGAAAATGTTCGCCAAGCGCTTCTCACACAAGGCATCGAACGCCTCATGCTTGAAACTGACAGCCCTTATTTGGCGCCAGTTCCCTATCGTTCCAAGCAAAATGAACCTGCATACGTTCGTGCCATTGCAAACTTTGCCGCGAATCTGCTCAGGATTTCCGAAGAAGAACTCTCCAGTATAACAACGCGCAATGCTCGAGCATTTTTCAATCTGTGATGTTTAAAGATTCAAGTACCCCCTCTTCGGCGATAAAGCGCTTACTCATTTTGCTCGGCTTATCTTTAGCGCTTATAATCTATGTCGCACACGAGCACAGTGCGTCGCTCTCGTTAGCTGATGTTTTATTACTCGGTACCATCCAAGGCCTTACGGAATTTCTACCAATCTCTTCGAGTTCACATCTTCTATGCACGGAAGCACTTTTAAACATTGATGGATGCTGTAACAGCGGGCACTTTATTGCCACGGAAACCCTATTTGCGCTCGACGTCATCTTACAGCTGGGAACCGTGCTTGCCGCACTTGTCTTTTTCCGAAAAAAAATCTGGCAGTTATGGAGTGATTTCCACGAAAAACTTCGTATTCCCAAGAAACGATCCCCTTTTTTAGAAAACGAACTCGTTTTATTAGGGGTTGCCTTTGTGCCACTCGGCGTGATGGCTTTTTCGTTTCAACACGCAATCTCTGCATTTCACCAATTGCACATGATCGCTTATGCGCTTATCGCGGGTAGTGTTCTAGCGATTGTAGCGGAGTTGTCTTGTCACCCTAAGAACGGCCAAACTTATACACCTCTGGCATTATGGCAAGCGCTGTTCATCGGATTTTGGCAATGTCTCGCACTTATCTCCGGGATGAGTCGTTCCCTGACCACGCTGATTGGTGGATATTTTTGCGGCCTGAACCGTTACTCCGCAGTCACTTTTAGTTTTCTCCTTGGAATGCTTTCTTGCTTAGTCGCAACGGTTGCAAAACTATGGGAGGATTGGCACTTATTAACACAACAACTTTCGCTAACGACCTTTGTTGCGGGCACTTTATGTACCTTTAGTGTTGCGCTTTTGGTAATTCGGCCGTGTTTACGTTTTCTCGTCCGTTATGGGCTATGGATCTTTGCGTTTTACCGCGTGGTACTCGCGGTGATTATTTTGCAGCTTCGGTAGCGTGGCGCCTCCACCCAGACTCGAACTGGGATTAACGGTTTAGGAAACCGCGGTTCTATCCCTTAAACTATGGAGACCTACGCGCAAGCAAATGGAATTTCGTCCGATGTCAACGCTCCTCGTGCGAGGGTTCATCTTGCTGTTGACGGCGTTGTTGACGCGGTTGAGCAAGATCGTTTGCCTCATGCTGTCCTTCAAACTTGATATGGACATTGGAAACGCGATCGACGCGATCCATCAGAAAATTACGCAAGCTTTCCTGGCCTGCCTGCAAAAATTCCAGCGAATTAGGATTTACCGAAACAAACGAAAGTGATAACGCCGTACCGTCACGCGTAATCGAGACCTGTGTCCCGGGTAAAATATTTTCCTTAAAGACGATTGTGACTTCTTGTTTCGCCGCCAACGCCGCCTCGGTAACCATCAATCGCTCGATAATCGCGTTACCGATGCTAGAAATACGCTCCGCCGCTACAACCGTACGATTATCCGATATACTTGTTAAACTCGATAGCACCTGTTCGGCATAATTAGCGACAATCTCCTCAGGTTGGACGACGATTTCCTCTTGTCCAATAGTTAGTGTTTCCGACTCCCGCTTTATAACTGTTATAGGGCTTGTTGTATCCTGATGTTGGGGGTCGATTTCCTCGTTTTTTATGCTTGCATTATTACTTTTTTTCATTACAGGCGCAGCCGGCACGACCTTGCTCTCCGGCACGACCTTGCTCTCCGGCACGACCTTGCTCTCCGGCACGACCTTGCTCTCCGGCACGACCTTGCTCTCCGGCACGACCTTGCTCTCCGGCACGACCTTGCTCTCCGGCACGACCTTGCTCTCCGGCACGACCTTGCTCTCCGGCACGACCTTGCTCTCCGGCACGACCTTGCTCTCCGGCACGACCTTGCTCTCCGGCACGACCTTGCTCTCCGGCACGACCTTGCTCTCCGGCACGACCTTGCTCTCCGGCACGACCTTGCTCTCCGGCACGACCTTGCTCTCCGGCACGACCTTGCTCTCCGGGGTTACTGCTCCATTAAATTTCTCCTCTGAAATAGATGCATGATTTTTTACCTCTGATGCTCCGACCGTAGTGCCCTTTTCATCCAACATGAAACCTTCCTGGCTTTCGGACCTAGAAACGGGCACCTCTTTAGTGTCATCGGATTCAAATACCTTAGTTTCTTGAACGGGAAATGCAAGATCTACATCCTCACCAATATCGGATTTTATCAGTTCTGAAGCGCTATTATTACCCTCCTTCACCGACCTCTTCGATGTACCTTCAACTGGTTCACTACCGGTACCGCTCTTCATAACAGATGCAAAGCTTCCGATATTTGACTCGTCAGTCGTGACGCTGGCCCCTCCCAATAAACGTGCAACTTCCTCGTGATCGGATGGCATGGTCTCTGAAGCACTGTCACCTTTGTCCTTCGTCGCTTTTTTGAACGTTCCTTCAACTTGTTCACTCACTGTACCGCCGTCCATAACCGCATCAAAGACGTTGATATCATCTGCGTCTGGTGCCCCGTAACGTTGCACGCTGGACTCCGTCATCGGTGACGGTGCGCGATTCATTTCCCCTTGGTTTACTTTTATCCCACTCATATCTTTTCCCTAATTAAAAATTCTTAACGTCGCTTCGCCGGTAAGTCCTCCATCTCCGCATCCGCCGCGCGCTCCTCTTCAATGCGAAC from Verrucomicrobiota bacterium includes the following:
- a CDS encoding TatD family hydrolase, which produces MQLIDTHCHPDYFGDQLPAVVQRASEAFVTEMIACGTNPADWPIHLKNATTYSNIHYTVGIHPTNIDNTWEQNLEVLETYCAKTPKPVAIGEIGLDYHEITGDTAAIIASQKEVFRQQLLIAKRYDLPVVVHSRNAFDDCLTIIEQAKVDWHKIVVHCFSEGPGAINRLNARGARGSFTGIITYKSAENVRQALLTQGIERLMLETDSPYLAPVPYRSKQNEPAYVRAIANFAANLLRISEEELSSITTRNARAFFNL
- the gatB gene encoding Asp-tRNA(Asn)/Glu-tRNA(Gln) amidotransferase subunit GatB, with the protein product MEYEAVIGLEVHVQVKTATKLFARSRYSYGASMNTLTDPVVLGLPGALPVLNREAVRQAIRTGLIFHCTIPEITRWDRKSYFYPDNPKNYQISQLDQPICKDGFVEIELPGPARNIIGEHKKIALDRIQLEEDVGKLTHDGDQSLIDFNRAGVPLLEIVSLPAMRSAEEAFAYLTSLRMHLEYAGISDCDMEKGQMRCDANVSIRPKGQTELGTKVELKNLNSISGVKNGIAYEISRQQKILSDGGHIIQETRKWDAENGISTSMRTKETVDDYRYFPDPDLVPLHIARTWVDELKQTLPESPFEKQERFFADYSLPYTITSVLYPNAELCAYFEEAVQCYDRPKEIANFITNDLLRELSDAHLSITRENFRISPQQLADLVCITEAGTISKQTAQNVFAEMFQSGKDAKTIIDEKGLAQLSDTAALTDFCRAAIENNPKAVNEYRAGKLTAINALKGNVMKNTRGQADPALTDKILHQLLDQ
- a CDS encoding undecaprenyl-diphosphate phosphatase; translated protein: MFKDSSTPSSAIKRLLILLGLSLALIIYVAHEHSASLSLADVLLLGTIQGLTEFLPISSSSHLLCTEALLNIDGCCNSGHFIATETLFALDVILQLGTVLAALVFFRKKIWQLWSDFHEKLRIPKKRSPFLENELVLLGVAFVPLGVMAFSFQHAISAFHQLHMIAYALIAGSVLAIVAELSCHPKNGQTYTPLALWQALFIGFWQCLALISGMSRSLTTLIGGYFCGLNRYSAVTFSFLLGMLSCLVATVAKLWEDWHLLTQQLSLTTFVAGTLCTFSVALLVIRPCLRFLVRYGLWIFAFYRVVLAVIILQLR